The segment GAGTCGACGACAACCGCCACCCTTACGTGGCGATGGAGTGGGTCGATGGTGCTCCCATCACGGAGTACTGTGACGCTGAACAATTGACGGTTTCGCAGCGTATTCAGCTCGCCATTCAGGTATGTGATGCGATTTCTTATGCGCACGAACGCGGGATACTGCATCGGGATATCAAACCTCCGAATGTTCTGGTGACCGAGCAGAGCGGTAAGCCGCTGGTAAAAGTCATCGATTTTGGCATCGCATCTCGGCTGGATACCCCGGGTGGGCAAACCGCTTCTACCAGCCTGGGCACCCCCGGCTACGTAAGCCCCGAGTTGATAACCAGCAACGGCAGCCTCGTTCCCGACACGAGGAGCGACGTTTACTCGCTCGGTGTTCTGCTGTACGAGCTCGTTGCTGGAAGCCGCCCCTTCGGCGATGTGGACCCGAGCCAGGCCTGGGCTCAAATCACTTCGCAATCGCCGCCTTCACTCTACGCGTGTGTTTCTCGATGCGGTGCTCGTGGGCAGGAACATATCGCCGCGGCTCGCGGCGGTAGTACCGGAGAGCTAAGTAAGAGCACTCGGGGAGACATCAGCCTGATCGCCGAGAAGGCGGCGGCGCTAAATCCTGCCGACCGGTATGGAAGCGCGGATGCCTTGCGCCGAGATCTAATCGCGCACACCAAGCACATGCCTATTGCTGCCCGCGATTTGACAGGAACCTATGTCGCCGGACGGTTTCTCCGACGCCACTGGCCCGTGGCTGTCACCCTTGGACTATTCGTCTTAGCGTTGGCTGGCGGCGTCATAGCCGCATCGCTACAGGCGCAGAAAGCCAACCGTCAGGCAGAACTTGCCCGCTCGGCGAAAGCGGAATCCGACCGGGTGTCTCAGTTTCTGGTCGACGTGTTCCGCACTGCCGACCCACAAACCACCAATCCGCGAAGTGTCAATGCCGCCGATATCCTCAGTGCCGGACGCGATAAGGCAGAAAGCGAATTGGCCGACAACCCTCGAGTATTGGCACGGGTACTTCGTCTGGTCGGTAATATCTCTGCCAACCTTGGTGACCTTGAGGAGGCGCAATCGCTCCTAGAACAATCGGCCGACATTCAGCGCAAAAACGCATCCGTTGGCGATAGGCCCGGTAAGGACCTCGCCGATACGCTCTTCGCGCTGGGGCGAGTGCAGAGCCTCCGGGCTAAGGATTCAGCGGCGATTGCGACCCTGGAAGCGGCACGCGATATGTATTCAGCAGTCGTCCCGCAAGATCTTCCGGGGATCGCTAACGTCAACAATACGCTGGCGAATTTGTATTGGAAAAGGTGGGATCTTGAGCGGGCGGCGCAGTTGCACCGTCGAACCCTATCGCTGCGTCAGGAGTTGCTGGGCAACCGGCATCTGGATGTGTCGGTTTCCATGATCAACCTGGCTGCGGTTTTGCTGACACAAAGCAGCCATGCGCCTTCTCAGGTCGAAGCACAAAACCTGCTGGAGGAAGCGCTCGTCATTATGCGCGAGCAGCTGCCTGAGGAGCATCTGTGGATCAAGCAGGCGCAAGCAAATCTCGCACTCACGCTGTTCCGGCAGGGTGATTCTGAGCGCGGTCTTGACGTGCTTCACTCGTTGCTGAATGAACAGGTGGAGCGGTTGGGTGAAACTCACCAGGACGTCATCCCGACGCTTACCAATATCGGTGACCATCTACTTACCTCGGGTCGGGCTGACGAGGCGCTAGTGTACTTTCGCCGGGCCAATGCCGCCGCAGGCGCGGTTTGGGACGAGCGGCACCCCGATTTTGCCCGGACGCTGTCCCGCCTCGGGGGCGCGCATTTCCGGATGGGAAATCTGGAGGACGCCCGGCAACACTACGAAAAAACCCGGACCATTTACGCCAACCACTATGGCGTAGATCACCTCCAGACCATGCTCAGTGAGCAGCGACTGGCGCGACTGGAACTGGCACAAGGACAGTATGGAGAAGCGGAGGCTCGTCTCGAGCGCGCTCGTAAGTTCTTTGCGGAACAACCGGAATCCATTGTGTTTCGACTGCTCTCGGTCGATCGCGATCGGCTGGCGTTGCGGCTAGCAACGCAAACCGACACGACCGAATTTCGTGATCTGATAGATCGCCACCTCAAGGCGGATCTACATGACTGGCGTCACCTCTACAGCGCGTACCTTTTGTCCGCGCGAGCCGCCTACGCCAGCAATGATATCGAGCGGTTGAAGGAGCACGTGGCAGCGCTGCTGCGTGTGGAGGAGGGGCGACAGGTTCCGGACCACCTGAAGCTCGAGCGAGAATCCCTTCAGGCCGCGCTGAGTCAAAGGCGCGGCGATCTGGAAACGATGAATTCTGCCGTCGAAGCCATCAATAGCCAGTTGGAGAGAGCAGGATCGACGATTCCGTTCGCGACTCGTCAATCAGTCCAGTCACTGTTGGCGACCTTGAGAACCCGGCAACCTTGAGCACTCAGCAACCAAACTCCTGAGTCTGGATGGGTATATGCTCGCCCTAGATGTTCTCGATACTCGCAAACTGCGGCTGTTCGAACCATTTCGTGAACCAGCTGAAGCATTTTTATCTTCGCTCTCGCCTCAACAGTTCGTTGTCCCCATCAAAAGTGTTGCGACGAATCGGCGTCATCACCAGCGAATCGTGACGTTGTCGCCATGCAGCGATTGCCATTCGCCCTTCGTAATCGCGCCGTCCTCGAATCGGACCAACTGAATCTGTAGGCCCATGGCGGTTATTCGCCCATACGTCTCAACGTAAGCGGGCGTGGTGGGGTGCTTCGCGCGCATAACAAGCGTGGGTGCGGCTCTCTCAAGCGCTCGCTCCTCCAGAGAAGCCTTGCTGAGCACGATAGACCGGGACTTGAACGACCCGTTAATCACCGGTGTTTCAAATCCGTCGACGAACAGTACATCCGGATCCTGTCCAACGTTCACCCGGAAGGTTTGGCTGGCCGCTGTGTCGACACCGCCGTTTGCGGTGCCTCCGTTGTCCGTGACCGTGACGGCGAAAGTCGCCGATCCGTTGCTGCCCGAAAGCACTAAGGACAATCGCCCGTTGTCGTCGACGGTGATCAGATCGACAACGCCGTCGGGATCACTGACCGTGGCCACGTCGATACGCTGCACCAGTTGGTCTATTTCGTTTGGACCTAGGGTGGTGACGTTGACGAAGCCATCGACAACCTGCACACCTGCGGTTCCGGCGCTGAAGCTCTGATCGCCGAGCAGTGAAAACTCAGGTGGATCATTGACCGGTGTAACGGCTAGTCGAGCCGTCGCCATGGCGGGTGTCCCCGCATCATCCTCGATCGAGTAGCTGAGGCTGGCCTCTCCAAAGAAATCGTCCAGGGGCGTCACCCGAACGGTGTCGTCGGCCGGATTGCTTGTGCCCCCGTCATCGACGGTCGCCAGCACTCCGGCAATGGCGCTGACTTGTGTGATGCGGATGCTATCCGTGGAATCACCCGCTCCCGCGCTATCGTTTGCAAGGAGCGAGCTTGCAGGAATGGCCTGCGTATCTGCACCCTCTAAGACCGGCGTTAACAGGTCGTCCGAGGCAGTGGGTGCATCGTCGATGTTGCTAACTGTGATGGTGATTGTTGCTGCGTCGGTGTTTCCGAACCCGTCCGTAACGGTGTAGAGCACGCTCGCGACGCCGCTGGTGTTTGCAGGCGGTGTGTAGTCGAACGAGCCGTCGGCGTTGAGCGTCATCATGCCGCCGATGCCCTGGGCAACGAACGTTCCGGAAGAGTTGACGGAAAGTGGGTTGCTTTCAGGATCGGTATCGTTGTCGAGTACGCCGGGAGCGCTCACCGACAGCGCTCCATTCTCGTCGCTGGTGTAATCATCGTCGACGGCAACCGGGGGCTGATTGTCCAGTCCAACGCGAACGGTAACCGTGCCCGTCGCCTGCGCGGTACCGTCTGTGATGTCGTAAGTGAACACGTCCAGTCCACTCACATTGGCCGGTGGTGTGTAATTGAATGAACCATCACTATCTGCCGTCAAGGTGCCGCCCGGGCCGGAGACCGGCAACACGCTCGCAGCTACGACGGTAAGCGTATCGCTTGTATCAACGTCAGTATCGTTGGCGAGCAGGCCGGATACCGAATCGACGACCAGGGCGGTGTTCTGATCCGTTGTGTAGCCATCGTCGTTAGCGAACGGGGCGTCGTTAGCGCCGTCAACGCGGATAAAGCCGGCACCTGTCGCCGTCAGTCCACCCGGATCCTCAACCTCATAGGAGAAGCTGACGGCCCGGATTTCGC is part of the Pseudomonadota bacterium genome and harbors:
- a CDS encoding serine/threonine-protein kinase, with translation MTTDSVLFQRAKAILLDLYDVSEAALERTAVDACNGDSQLEAEVVSLLAGINTSDSVVEGSVLSVVRTLKEAHSEIPQIEGFTDLREIGRGGMGVVYRGRSTGLIERPVAIKRIAGLQSERDRVRFDEECESLARLSHPHIATVYQSGVDDNRHPYVAMEWVDGAPITEYCDAEQLTVSQRIQLAIQVCDAISYAHERGILHRDIKPPNVLVTEQSGKPLVKVIDFGIASRLDTPGGQTASTSLGTPGYVSPELITSNGSLVPDTRSDVYSLGVLLYELVAGSRPFGDVDPSQAWAQITSQSPPSLYACVSRCGARGQEHIAAARGGSTGELSKSTRGDISLIAEKAAALNPADRYGSADALRRDLIAHTKHMPIAARDLTGTYVAGRFLRRHWPVAVTLGLFVLALAGGVIAASLQAQKANRQAELARSAKAESDRVSQFLVDVFRTADPQTTNPRSVNAADILSAGRDKAESELADNPRVLARVLRLVGNISANLGDLEEAQSLLEQSADIQRKNASVGDRPGKDLADTLFALGRVQSLRAKDSAAIATLEAARDMYSAVVPQDLPGIANVNNTLANLYWKRWDLERAAQLHRRTLSLRQELLGNRHLDVSVSMINLAAVLLTQSSHAPSQVEAQNLLEEALVIMREQLPEEHLWIKQAQANLALTLFRQGDSERGLDVLHSLLNEQVERLGETHQDVIPTLTNIGDHLLTSGRADEALVYFRRANAAAGAVWDERHPDFARTLSRLGGAHFRMGNLEDARQHYEKTRTIYANHYGVDHLQTMLSEQRLARLELAQGQYGEAEARLERARKFFAEQPESIVFRLLSVDRDRLALRLATQTDTTEFRDLIDRHLKADLHDWRHLYSAYLLSARAAYASNDIERLKEHVAALLRVEEGRQVPDHLKLERESLQAALSQRRGDLETMNSAVEAINSQLERAGSTIPFATRQSVQSLLATLRTRQP